The Drosophila nasuta strain 15112-1781.00 chromosome 2L, ASM2355853v1, whole genome shotgun sequence genome window below encodes:
- the LOC132788815 gene encoding TNF receptor-associated factor 4 isoform X2 — protein MVRSLAQWTKTLSFPSRLSPNRNSKDCSTLASPMPPPTPPRNKTKGHSNCATSRSSSSTVSSSHSSSAASHNSPTPGSNSNNNNINNMPITELEQIIYPGPDPKQNIMGSLVFCIHHKQGCKWSDELRKLKAHLNTCKHDATQCPNKCGAQIPRIMMTDHLQYTCTMRRTRCEFCQSEFSGAGLEEHNGSCGQEPVYCEAKCGQRVLRGRMSLHKSKDCAKRLRRCAHCQREFSADTLQLHAAQCPRTPLACPQRCDAGPIARGELEAHLRDECQSLAVSCSFKEAGCRFKGPRQLLDAHLENSAAAHLSMMVALSSRQGQQIQMLKSAVSKLSINYTGTLLWKITDWSAKMSEARGKDGLELVSPPFYTSQYGYKLQASMFLNGNGPGENTHVSVYIKVLPGEYDALLKWPFSHSITFTLFEQGAQSGQGGVAESFVPDPTWENFQRPSNEPDQLGFGFPRFISHELLHSRPFIKGDTVFLRVKVDPSKIVAV, from the exons ATGGTACGCAGCTTGGCTCAGTGGACAAAAACGTTGAGTTTTCCCTCACGTCTGTCGCCCAATCGCAATTCAAAGGATTGCTCCACATTGGCCAGCCCAATGCCACCGCCAACGCCACCGCGCAACAAAACCAAAGGTCACAGCAATTGCGCCACATCGCGCTCCTCCTCATCGACAGTGTCCTCTTCCCATTCATCGTCGGCTGCTTCACACAATTCCCCAACGCCGGGAAGCAatagtaacaacaataacatcaacaataTGCCCATAACGGAACTGGAACAGATC ATCTATCCCGGTCCCGATCCAAAACAGAACATCATGGGTTCCCTGGTCTTTTGCATACACCACAAGCAAGGCTGCAAATGGTCTGATGAGCTGCGTAAACTTAAGGCACATCTTAACACATGCAAACACGATGCCACCCAGTGTCCCAACAAATGTGGCGCACAAATACCGCGCATCATGATGACAGATCACTTGCAATACACTTGCACTATGCGACGCACCCGCTGCGAGTTCTGCCAAAGCGAATTCTCAGGAGCAGGTCTTGAGGAGCACAACGGCAGCTGTGGCCAGGAGCCGGTGTATTGTGAGGCCAAGTGCGGACAGCGCGTGCTGCGTGGTCGCATGTCGCTGCACAAGTCCAAGGATTGTGCCAAACGTTTGCGTCGTTGTGCCCACTGCCAGCGTGAATTCTCTGCGGACACGTTGCAGCTGCATGCGGCACAATGTCCGCGCACTCCACTCGCCTGCCCCCAGCGCTGTGATGCGGGTCCCATTGCACGCGGCGAGCTGGAGGCACATCTGCGTGACGAGTGCCAATCGCTGGCGGTGTCGTGCAGCTTCAAGGAAGCCGGTTGCCGTTTCAAGGGTCCCCGGCAGCTGCTCGATGCGCATTTGGAGAACAGCGCTGCCGCACACTTATCCATGATGGTGGCGCTGAGCAGCCGACAAGGTCAGCAGATACAGATGCTCAAGTCTGCCGTCTCCAAGCTGTCCATTAACTACACCGGCACGCTGCTGTGGAAGATCACCGATTGGTCGGCAAAAATGTCCGAGGCACGCGGCAAGGATGGCTTGGAGTTGGTATCGCCACCTTTCTACACCTCTCAGTACGGCTACAAGTTGCAGGCATCGATGTTCCTCAATGGCAACGGCCCAGGGGAGAACACACACGTTTCGGTGTACATTAAAGTGCTGCCCGGAGAATATGATGCGCTACTGAAATGGCCATTCTCGCACTCCATCACATTTACGCTGTTCGAACAAGGCGCTCAGAGTGGACAAGGCGGTGTGGCTGAATCGTTTGTGCCCGATCCAACCTGGGAAAACTTCCAGCGGCCATCGAATGAACCGGATCAACTGGGTTTCGGATTTCCACGCTTTATCTCCCACGAGCTGCTGCACAGTCGCCCCTTCATCAAAGGCGACACAGTCTTTCTGCGCGTCAAGGTCGATCCCAGCAAAATTGTGGCCGTCTAA
- the LOC132788809 gene encoding vacuolar protein sorting-associated protein 53 homolog, translating into MSESVGTAETDVSNAHTMGTNKIQFSKEVKQVIDKVLKTDEQDPMDAPDFNTVDYINQLFPNEQSLATIDETIQRMQCEVSLIDDNIRSVVRGQTNTGQDGQLALCEAQKVISSLFTHIIDVKTRAERTEEMVKEITRDIKQLDCAKRNLTSAITTLNHLHMLVGGIESLNELIERRSYGEILNPLQAITEVNQHFQQYSDIEEIKNLSQSVDKIQVTLAQQITEDFKEAFASKPSTQHRLGLNQLGDACKVLSVLDAKVKKELLKWFIAQQLEEYMHLFHENQDIAWLDKIDKRYAWLKRHLLDFEDKYGAVFPLDWEVSERITVEFCRQTRQQLSQIMAKRTNEMDVRLLLFAINKTQAFEQLLSKRFTGITLGATTTEQTRVLTLPATAETLPTITVFHDQIGQCFKPHLDIYIRSIDRNLAELLEKFVEMSKEPYKFAESKTTVYPSSGDLFVFYKKCMVQCNQLSNEQPMYDLALVFKKYLREYAAKVLEGSTPKLVTNTTSSIGKSVSLLTRDMQNLSTAAGQVFHNFLKEGDTQRFGRDDLVRICCVLTTGEYCLETVQQLEEKLKEKVSAAYMNKIDMSEEKDVFHRIISNCIQLLVQDLEAGCEASLQAMAKVQWQHISNVGDQSAFISSICGNFKQTVPTIRDTLASSRKYFTQFCHRFVAAFIPKFINVLYRCKLTLSDGSNNVLGCEQLLLDTHSLKTALLELPSVGSSVNRKAPTSYTKVVVKDMTRAEMIIKVVMTPVQPPAHFTQQVLKLLPDITIAEYQKILDMKAVKRVDQLQLIDLFKHTASAAAVSGLIETPNSEEELANGARETSAIVTEDNNDNTVVSSTDSTTTTATSTTASTSTPKRAFIFSVGSFTGSADKNADGSSQTGIRKLESLLKKRFP; encoded by the exons ATGAGTGAGTCTGTGGGGACTGCAGAGACCGATGTCTCGAACGCCCACACGATGGGCACCAATAAAATACAGTTTTCTAAGGAAGTAAAGCAAGTCATTGACAAG GTGCTGAAAACCGATGAACAAGATCCTATGGATGCACCCGACTTTAACACAGTGGATTATATTAATCAGCTGTTTCCCAACGAGCAATCACTGGCAACCATCGATGAAACAATTCAGCGAATGCAATGCGAAGTCTCGCTTATTGATGACAACATTCGGTCTGTGGTGAGGGGTCAGACGAACACGGGGCAGGATGGCCAACTGGCGTTGTGCGAGGCACAGAAGGTGATCAGCTCGCTGTTCACGCACATTATCGATGTAAAGACGCGCGCCGAGCGCACCGAGGAAATGGTTAAGGAAATCACCCGCGACATTAAACAATTGGATTGCGCCAAACGGAATTTAACGTCGGCCATCACAACGCTTAATCATCTGCATATGCTTGTGGGTGGCATAGAGAGCCTAAATGAGCTGATCGAGCGCCGATCTTACGGTGAAATCTTGAATCCGTTGCAGGCGATCACCGAAGTCAATCAGCATTTTCAGCAATACTCAGATATTGAGGAAATCAAG AATCTCTCGCAAAGCGTGGACAAAATCCAGGTGACACTGGCACAGCAAATTACCGAGGATTTCAAGGAGGCTTTTGCCAGCAAACCATCCACACAACATCGCTTGGGTTTGAATCAGCTGGGGGATGCCTGCAAGGTGTTGTCTGTGCTGGATGCCAAAGTGAAGAAGGAGCTGCTTAAGTGGTTCATTGCCCAGCAGCTGGAGGAGTATATGCATCTCTTTCATGAGAATCAAGACATTGCTTGGCTAGACAAGATCGATAAACGTTATGCATGGCTCAAACGCCATTTGCTCGACTTTGAGGATAAGTATGGCGCTGTATTTCCGCTGGATTGGGAGGTCTCCGAGCGCATCACAGTGGAGTTTTGCCGGCAAACTCGTCAACAGCTGTCACAAATCATGGCCAAGCGCACTAATGAGATGGATGTGCGACTCTTGCTGTTCGCCATCAACAAGACACAGGCATTTGAGCAGTTGCTCTCCAAACGATTCACGGGCATCACTTTgggtgcaacaacaacggaaCAAACGAGAGTCTTAACATTGCCAGCAACAGCTGAAACACTACCGACAATAACTGTATTCCATGACCAGATTGGACAGTGCTTTAAGCCGCATCTGGACATATATATACGCAGCATTGATCGTAATCTCGCCGAATTGCTTGAGAAGTTCGTCGAAATGTCCAAAGAACCCTACAAGTTTGCCGAGTCCAAGACCACAGTTTACCCTAGCTCCGGCGATCTCTTTGTCTTCTACAAAAAGTGCATGGTGCAATGCAATCAGCTGAGCAACGAGCAACCCATGTACGATCTGGCCTTAGTCTTCAAAAAGTATTTACGCGAATACGCAGCAAAAGTGCTTGAGGGCAGCACTCCTAAATTGGTAACCAATACTACCAGTTCGATTGGCAAAAGCGTTTCGTTGTTGACGCGTGACATGCAAAACTTGTCGACGGCGGCGGGACAAGTGTTCCACAACTTTCTGAAAGAAGGGGACACACAGCGCTTTGGACGTGACGACTTGGTGCGAATTTGTTGTGTGCTGACGACGGGCGAGTATTGTCTGGAGACGGTGCAGCAGCTGGAGGAGAAGCTGAAGGAGAAAGTGTCGGCCGCCTATATGAATAAGATTGATATGAGCGAGGAGAAGGATGTGTTTCATCG CATTATTTCGAATTGCATTCAACTGCTAGTGCAGGATCTGGAAGCGGGCTGCGAGGCTTCGTTACAGGCCATGGCTAAGGTGCAGTGGCAGCATATTAGCAATGTGGGCGATCAGAGTGCCTTCATTAGTAGCATCTGTGGCAATTTTAAGCAAACGGTGCCCACCATACGCGACACTCTCGCCAGCTCTCGCAAATACTTTACACAATTCTGTCATCGCTTTGTGGCTGCCTTCATACCCAAGTTCATCAATGTGTTATATAGATGCAAACTAACACTATCCGATGGTTCCAACAATGTGCTGGGCTGTGAGCAGTTGCTGCTAGATACGCACTCGTTGAAAACGGCGCTGCTTGAGCTGCCATCGGTGGGTTCGAGTGTCAATCGCAAGGCGCCAACTAGCTACACTAAGGTGGTAGTAAAAGACATGACGCGTGCTGAAATGATCATCAAAGTGGTTATGACACCGGTGCAACCGCCAGCTCATTTCACACAACAAGTGCTTAAGCTCCTGCCGGACATAACGATAGCCGAGTATCAAAAGATACTCGACATGAAGGCCGTGAAACGTGTGGATCAGCTGCAGTTGATTGATCTCTTCAAGCACACAGCTTCAGCGGCCGCTGTAAGCGGACTAATCGAGACACCCAATAGCGAGGAGGAACTGGCAAATGGAGCGCGTGAAACATCCGCCATTGTCACTGAGGATAATAACGACAACACAGTTGTCTCATCAACAGATtccacgacaacgacagcgacaagcACAACCGCATCGACTTCCACGCCCAAGCGTGCCTTCATCTTTAGCGTGGGCAGTTTTACGGGCAGTGCGGATAAGAATGCCGATGGTAGTTCACAGACAGGCATTCGCAAGCTGGAGAGTCTACTTAAGAAACGATTTCCCTAG